From a region of the Nomascus leucogenys isolate Asia unplaced genomic scaffold, Asia_NLE_v1 Super-Scaffold_285, whole genome shotgun sequence genome:
- the HAP1 gene encoding LOW QUALITY PROTEIN: huntingtin-associated protein 1 (The sequence of the model RefSeq protein was modified relative to this genomic sequence to represent the inferred CDS: deleted 2 bases in 1 codon; substituted 1 base at 1 genomic stop codon) has product MRPKGSGQGCAGSRPGPGPGPGLGPGDPAALTCAPSPSASPAPEPSAQPQARGTGQRAGSRAASGSQFLSEARTGARSASEAGAKAGARRPSAFSAIQGDVRSMPDNSDARWTRFVFQGPFGSPATGLGTGKAAGIWKTPAAYIGRRPGVSGPERAAFIRELEEALCPNLPPPVKKITQEDVKVMLYLLEELLPLVWESITYGMVLLQRERDLNTAACIGQSLVKQNSVLMEENSKLEALLGSAKEEILHLRHQVNLRDDLLQLYSDSDEDEEEEEEEEEEEAEEDQQHAHPCVAPKLISQEALLHQHHCPQLEALQKLRLLEEENHQLREEASQFDTLEDEEQMLILECVEQFSEASQQMAELSEVLVLRLENYERQQQEVARLQAQVLKLQQRCRTYGAETEKLQKQLASEKEIQMQLQEELQDLWEKYMDCGGMLIETQEEVKTLRQQPPVSTGSATHYPYSMPLETLPGFQETLAEELRTSLRRMISDPVYFMERNYEMPKGDTSSLRYDFRYSEDREQVQGFEAEEGLILAADIMRGEDFTPAEELVPEEELGAAEKVPAEEAVMEEVELVSEEIEGWEEVELELDEATRMNVVTSALEASSLGLSHLDMKYVFQQLANWQDAHYRWQLRRKMLQKGEXPHGGLPDASGTSCRSSCR; this is encoded by the exons ATGCGCCCGAAGGGGTCAGGGCAGGGCTGCGCGGGGAGCCGGCCGGGACCCGGACCAGGACCCGGGCTCGGACCCGGGGACCCAGCAGCACTCACTTGTGCACCTTCACCCTCAGCCAGTCCCGCTCCGGAGCCCTCTGCGCAGCCGCAGGCACGGGGCACTGGACAGAGAGCAGGATCCCGAGCCGCCTCTGGATCCCAGTTCCTCTCGGAAGCCCGCACCGGAGCTCGCTCGGCCTCCGAGGCTGGAGCCAAGGCAGGAGCCCGGCGCCCGTCCGCATTCTCGGCCATCCAAGGGGATGTCCGGTCTATGCCCGACAATTCGGACGCTCGGTGGACCCGCTTCGTATTCCAAGGGCCGTTTGGTTCCCCGGCCACTGGCCTGGGGACTGGAAAGGCAGCCGGCATCTGGAAGACGCCAGCCGCCTACATAGGCCGGCGACCCGGGGTGTCCGGCCCTGAGCGCGCCGCCTTTATTCGGGAGCTGGAGGAAG CACTGTGTCCTAACTTACCTCCGCCAGTCAAAAAGATCACCCAGGAAGACGTCAAAGTGATGTTATATTTGCTGGAGGAG CTTCTCCCACTTGTCTGGGAGAGCATTACCTATGGG ATGGTTCttctgcagagagagagggaccTGAACACTGCAGCTTGCATCGGCCAGTCGCTGGTGAAACAGAACAGTGTTTTGATGGAGGAGAACAGCAAGCTGGAAGCCCTGCTGGGCTCAGCCAAGGAGGAG ATTTTACACCTCAGACACCAGGTGAACTTGCGGGATGACCTCCTCCAGCTCTACTCAGATTCtgatgaggatgaggaggaagaagaggaggaggaagaagaggaggcagaggaagaccAGCAGCATGCTCATCCCTGTGTTGCCCCTAAGCT GATTTCGCAGGAGGCATTGCTGCACCAGCACCACTGCCCACAGCTGGAAGCCTTGCAGAAGCTGAGGCTGCTGGAGGAGGAGAATCATCAGCTGAGAGAAG AGGCCTCTCAATTCGACACCCTTGAGGATGAGGAACAGATGCTCATTCTGGAGTGTGTGGAGCAGTTTT CGGAGGCCAGCCAGCAGATGGCTGAGCTGTCGGAGGTGCTGGTGCTCAGGCTGGAAAACTATGAACGGCAGCAGCAGGAGGTCGCTCGGCTGCAGGCCCAGGTGCTGAAGCTGCAGCAGCGCTGCCGGACG TATGGGGCTGAGACTGAAAAGTTGCAGAAGCAGCTGGCTTCGGAGAAGGAAATCCAGATGCAGCTCCAGGAAGAG CTGCAGGACCTGTGGGAGAAGTACATGGATTGTGGGGGCATGCTGATTGAGACGCAGGAGGAGGTGAAGACCCTCCGCCAGCAACCCCCAGTGTCCACTGGATCTGCCACCCATTACCCGTACAGCATGCCTTTG GAGACTCTTCCTGGTTTCCAGGAGACGCTGGCTGAGGAGCTCAGAACGTCTCTAAGGAGGATGATCTCAGACCCTGTGTATTTTATGGAAAG GAATTATGAGATGCCCAAAGGGGACACGTCCAGCCTAAG GTATGATTTTCGCTACAGCGAGGATCGAGAGCAGGTGCAAGGGTTTGAGGCTGAGGAAGGGTTGATACTGGCAGCGGATATTATGCGGGGGGAAGATTTCACGCCTGCGGAGGAGTTGGTGCCCgaggaggagctgggggctgCCGAGAAGGTGCCGGCTGAGGAAGCGGTGATGGAAGAGGTAGAGCTGGTGTCGGAGGAGATTGAGGGCTGGGAGGAGGTGGAACTGGAGCTGGATGAGGCAACGCGGATGAATGTGGTGACGTCAGCCCTGGAGGCCAGCAGCTTGGGCCTTTCACATCTGGACATGAAGTATGTCTTCCAGCAGCTGGCCAACTGGCAGGATGCCCATTACAGGTGGCAGCTGAGGCGGAAGATGCTCCAGAAAGGTGAGTGACCCCACGGGGGCCTCCCTGATGCCAGCGGGACAAGCTGCAGATCGTCGTGCCGATGA
- the GAST gene encoding gastrin: MQRLCVYALIFALALAAFSEASWKPRSQQPDAPLGTGANRDLELPWLDQQGPASHHRRQLGPQGPPHLVADPSKKQGPWLEEEEEAYGWMDFGRRSAEDENQQP, encoded by the exons ATGCAGCGACTGTGTGTGTATGCGCTGATCTTTGCACTGGCTCTGGCCGCCTTCTCTGAAGCTTCTTGGAAGCCCCGCTCCCAGCAGCCAGATGCACCCTTAGGTACAGGGGCCAACAGGGACCTGGAGCTACCCTGGCTGGACCAGCAGGGCCCAGCCTCTCACCACCGAAGGCAGCTGGGACCCCAGGGTCCCCCACACCTCGTGGCAG ACCCGTCCAAGAAGCAGGGACCATGgctggaggaagaagaagaagcctATGGATGGATGGACTTCGGTCGCCGCAGTGCTGAGGATGAGAACCAACAACCCTAG